From a single Brassica oleracea var. oleracea cultivar TO1000 chromosome C5, BOL, whole genome shotgun sequence genomic region:
- the LOC106294242 gene encoding probable calcium-binding protein CML27, producing MASGNPVTAKPTTAPVDMANPEELKKVFDQFDSNGDGKISVTELGGVFKAMGTSFTETELNRVLEEVDTDRDGFINADEFSALCRSSSSASEIRDAFDLYDQDKNGLISAAELHQVLNRLGMSCSVEDCTKMIGPVDADGDGNVNFEEFQKMMTSSSLANSNNGSAPAAEANGGSTA from the coding sequence ATGGCAAGTGGTAACCCTGTAACCGCCAAACCCACGACTGCACCGGTGGACATGGCGAATCCCGAGGAGCTCAAGAAGGTTTTCGACCAGTTCGACTCCAACGGCGACGGTAAGATCTCGGTGACCGAGCTCGGAGGCGTTTTCAAGGCCATGGGGACTTCCTTCACCGAGACGGAGCTCAACCGCGTCCTGGAGGAGGTCGACACCGATCGCGACGGCTTCATCAACGCGGACGAATTCTCCGCTCTCTGCCGCTCGTCCTCCTCCGCTTCCGAGATCCGTGACGCCTTCGATCTGTACGATCAGGACAAGAACGGGCTCATCTCCGCGGCCGAGCTCCACCAGGTGCTTAACCGCCTCGGGATGTCGTGCTCCGTGGAGGACTGCACTAAGATGATCGGGCCTGTGGACGCTGACGGCGACGGGAATGTCAATTTCGAGGAGTTTCAGAAGATGATGACGTCTTCCTCCCTCGCTAACAGCAACAACGGATCCGCTCCTGCTGCGGAGGCGAACGGTGGTTCGACGGCCTAG